One genomic segment of Oncorhynchus kisutch isolate 150728-3 linkage group LG15, Okis_V2, whole genome shotgun sequence includes these proteins:
- the LOC109905784 gene encoding clathrin heavy chain 1 isoform X7, with protein MAQILPIRFQEHLQLQNLGINPANIGFSTLTMESDKFICIREKVGEQAQVVIIDMADPNTPIRRPISADSAIMNPASKVIALKAAKTLQIFNIEMKSKMKAHTMTDDVTFWKWISLNTVALVTDNAVYHWSMEGDSQPVKVFDRHSSLAGCQIINYRTDAKQKWLLLIGISAQQNRVVGAMQLYSVDRKVSQPIEGHAAGFAQFKMEGNTEESTLFCFAVRGQAGGKLHIIEVGTPPTGNQPFPKKAVDVFFPPEAQNDFPVAMQISSKQDVVFLITKYGYIHLYDLETGTCIYMNRISGETIFVTAPHEPTAGIIGVNRKGQVLSVCVEEENIIPYITNVLQNPDLALRMAVRNNLAGAEELFARKFNTLFAAGNYSEAAKVAANAPKGILRTPDTIRKFQSVPAQPGQTSPLLQYFGILLDQGQLNKFESLELCRPVLQQGRKQLLEKWLKEDKLECSEELGDLVKSVDPTLALSVYLRANVPNKVIQCFAETGQFQKIVLYAKKVGYTPDWMFLLRNVMRISPEQGLQFSQMLVQDEEPLADITQIVDVFMEYNLIQQCTSFLLDALKNNRPAEGPLQTRLLEMNLVHAPQVADAILGNQMFTHYDRAHVAQLCEKAGLLQRALEHYTDLYDIKRAVVHTHLLNPEWLVNFFGSLSVEDSLECLRAMLSANIRQNLQICVQVASKYHEQLSTNSLTELFESFKSFEGLFYFLGSIVNFSQDPEVHFKYIQAACKTGQIKEVERICRESNCYDPERVKNFLKEAKLTDQLPLIIVCDRFDFVHDLVLYLYRNTLQKYIEIYVQKVNPSRLPVVIGGLLDVDCAEDVIKNLILVVKGQFSTDELVAEVEKRNRLKLLLPWLEARIHEGCEEPATHNALAKIYIDSNNNPERFLRENTFYDSRVVGKYCEKRDPHLACVAYERGQCDQELINVCNENSLFKSLSRYLVRRKDPELWASVLLESNPFRRPLIDQVVQTALSETQDPEEVSVTVKAFMTADLPNELIELLEKIVLDNSVFSEHRNLQNLLILTAIKADRTRVMEYINRLDNYDAPDIANIAISNELFEEAFAIFRKFDVNTSAVQVLIEHIGNLDRAYEFAERCNEPPVWSQLAKAQLQKGLVKEAIDSYIKADDPSAYMEVGQAAAQSGNWEDLVKFLQMARKKSRESYVETELIFALAKTNRLAELEEFINGPNNAHIQQVGDRCYDERMYDAAKLLYNNVSNFGRLASTLVHLGEYQAAVDGARKANSTRTWKEVCFACVDGNEFRLAQMCGLHIVVHADELEELINYYQDRAYFEELITMLEAALGLERAHMGMFTELAILYSKFKPQKMREHLELFWSRVNIPKVLRAAEQAHLWAELVFLYDKYEEFDNAILTMMSHPSDAWKEGQFKDIVTKVANVELYYKAIQFYLEFKPLLLNDLLIVLSPRLDHTRAVNFFMKTKQLSLVKPYLRSVQNHNNKGVNEALNNLFITEEDYAALRASIDAYDNFDNITLAQGLEKHELIEFRRIAAYLFKGNNRWKQSVELCKKDKLYKDAMQYASESKDLELAEELLAWFLEEDKKECFAACLFTCYDLLRPDVVLETAWRHNIMDFSMPYFIQVMREYLSKEWSHRPASEITQRSTSLTPPSP; from the exons CTGCAAAAACCCTCCAGATCTTCAACATTGAGATGAAGAGCAAGATGAAGGCTCACACCATGACTGATGACGTCACTTTCTGGAAGTGGATCTCCCTCAACACTGTGGCACTGGTCACAGACAACGCCGTCTACCATTGGAGCATGGAGGGAGACTCCCAGCCAGTCAAAGTCTTTGACAGACACTCCAGCCTAGCAGGCTGTCAAATCATCAACTACCGCACTGACGCCAAACAGAAATGGCTGCTTCTCATTGGGATTTCAGCACAG CAAAACCGTGTGGTGGGAGCCATGCAGCTGTACTCTGTGGACAGGAAGGTTTCCCAGCCCATTGAGGGCCACGCCGCCGGCTTCGCCCAGTTCAAAATGGAGGGTAATACAGAGGAATCCACACTGTTCTGTTTCGCTGTCCGAGGGCAAGCTGGAGGAAAG TTACACATAATTGAAGTGGGAACCCCACCAACAGGCAATCAGCCGTTTCCAAAGAAGGCAGTGGACGTGTTCTTCCCTCCTGAGGCCCAGAATGACTTCCCTGTAGCCATGCAG ATCAGCTCTAAGCAAGATGTTGTCTTTCTTATCACCAAATATGGCTACATCCACCTGTATGACCTGGAGACTGGCACCTGTATCTACATGAACCGGATCAGCGGGGAGACCATCTTTGTTACAGCCCCACATGAACCAACCGCTGGCATCATTGGAGTCAACAGGAAAGGACAG gtgttgtcagtgtgtgtggaggaggagaACATCATCCCCTACATCACCAACGTGCTCCAGAACCCAGACCTAGCCCTGCGCATGGCCGTGCGCAACAACCTGGCTGGGGCCGAGGAGCTGTTCGCCAGAAAGTTCAACACCCTGTTTGCTGCAGGGAACTACTCTGAGGCTGCCAAGGTGGCCGCAAACGCTCCCAAG ggTATCCTGCGTACCCCGGACACCATCCGTAAGTTCCAGAGTGTGCCGGCCCAGCCGGGCCAGACCTCTCCACTGCTGCAGTACTTTGGCATCCTGCTGGACCAGGGCCAGCTCAACAAGTTTGAGTCTCTGGAGCTGTGCAGGCCCGTCCTACAGCAGGGACGCAAGCAGCTGCTGGAGAAATGGCTCAAAGAGGACAAG CTGGAGTGTTCAGAGGAGCTGGGGGACCTGGTGAAATCAGTGGACCCCACTCTGGCTCTCAGCGTCTACCTCAGGGCCAACGTGCCCAACAAGGTCATTCAGTGCTTCGCTGAGACCGGACAGTTCCAGAAAATTGTCCTCTACGCCAAAAAG GTGGGCTACACTCCAGACTGGATGTTCCTGCTCCGGAATGTGATGAGGATCAGTCCAGAACAAGGCCTGCAGTTCTCCCAGATGCTGGTGCAGGATGAGGAGCCCCTGGCCGACATCACACAG ATCGTTGACGTGTTTATGGAGTATAACCTGATCCAGCAGTGTACCTCTTTCCTCCTGGATGCCCTGAAGAACAACAGGCCTGCTGAGGGGCCTCTGCAGACACGCCTGCTGGAGATGAACCTGGTCCACGccccacag GTGGCTGATGCCATCCTGGGCAACCAGATGTTCACCCACTACGACCGTGCCCACGTTGCCCAGCTGTGTGAGAAGGCTGGCCTGCTGCAGAGGGCTCTGGAGCATTACACCGACCTGTATGATATCAAACGGGCTGTGgtgcacacacacctgctcaACCCTGAG TGGCTGGTGAACTTCTTTGGCTCCCTGTCAGTGGAGGACTCTCTGGAGTGTCTTCGGGCCATGCTGTCGGCCAACATCCGTCAGAACCTGCAGATCTGTGTCCAGGTGGCCTCTAAGTACCACGAGCAGCTCTCCACCAACTCCCTCACTGAGCTCTTTGAGTCCTTCAAGAGCTTCGAAG GTTTGTTCTACTTCCTGGGTTCCATCGTTAATTTCAGCCAGGACCCAGAGGTCCACTTCAAGTACATCCAGGCAGCCTGTAAGACGGGACAGATCAAAGAggtggagaggatctgcagagagagcAACTGCTACGACCCTGAACGAGTCAAGAACTTCCTCAAG GAAGCTAAGCTGACTGATCAGCTCCCCCTGATCATCGTGTGTGACCGCTTCGACTTTGTCCACGACCTAGTCCTCTACCTGTACCGCAACACCCTGCAGAAATACATTGAGATCTATGTGCAGAAG gtGAACCCCAGCCGTCTGCCGGTGGTGATTGGCGGGCTGCTGGATGTGGACTGTGCTGAGGATGTGATTAAGAACCTGATCCTGGTGGTGAAAGGACAGTTCTCCACTGATGAACTAGTGGCTGAGGTGGAGAAAAGGAACAG ACTGAAGCTGCTTCTGCCTTGGCTGGAGGCCCGTATCCATGAGGGCTGTGAGGAGCCAGCTACCCACAATGCCCTGGCCAAGATCTACATCGACAGCAACAACAACCCAGAGCGCTTCCTGCGTGAGAACACCTTCTACGACAGCCGCGTGGTGGGCAAGTACTGTGAGAAGAGGGACCCCCACCTGGCCTGCGTGGCCTACGAGAGAGGACAGTGTGACCAGGAGCTCATTAAT GTGTGCAATGAGAACTCTCTGTTCAAGAGTCTGTCTCGCTACCTGGTTCGCCGTAAAGATCCTGAGCTGTGGGCCAGCGTGCTGCTGGAGAGTAACCCGTTTAGAAGACCCCTCATCGACCAG GTTGTTCAGACGGCCCTGTCTGAGACACAGGACCCAGAGGAGGTGTCCGTCACAGTCAAGGCCTTCATGACTGCAGACCTCCCCAACGAACTCATTGAGCTGCTGGAGAAGATCGTTCTGGATAACTCGGTCTTCAGTGAACACAG AAACCTGCAGAACTTGCTGATCCTGACAGCCATCAAGGCGGACCGTACCCGTGTGATGGAGTACATCAACCGCCTAGACAACTACGATGCCCCCGACATCGCTAACATCGCCATCAGCAACGAGCTCTTCGAGGAGGCCTTCGCCATCTTCAGGAAGTTTGACGTCAACACCTCCGCCGTGCAG GTTTTGATTGAGCACATTGGGAACCTGGACCGGGCCTACGAATTTGCTGAGCGCTGCAACGAGCCTCCAGTGTGGAGCCAGCTGGCCAAGGCTCAGCTGCAGAAGGGTCTGGTGAAGGAGGCCATCGACTCCTACATCAAGGCTGATGACCCCTCTGCCTACATGGAGGTGGGCCAGGCTGCAGCCCAGAGTG GTAACTGGGAGGACCTAGTGAAGTTCCTTCAGATGGCCCGTAAAAAGTCCCGTGAGTCCTACGTGGAGACAGAGCTCATCTTCGCCCTGGCCAAGACCAACCGCCTGGCTGAACTGGAGGAGTTCATCAATGGACCCAACAACGCCCACATCCAACAG GTGGGTGACAGGTGTTATGATGAGAGGATGTATGATGCGGCCAAGCTGCTCTACAACAACGTGTCCAACTTCGGGCGGCTAGCGTCCACCTTGGTCCACCTGGGAGAGTACCAGGCCGCCGTGGATGGAGCCCGCAAAGCCAACAGCACCCGCACCTGGAAAGAGGTGTGCTTTGCCTGTGTGGATGGAAATGAGTTCCGCCTGGCACAGATGTGTGGCCTGCATATTGTTGTCCATGCTGATGAACTGGAGGAGCTCATCAACTACTACCAG GACCGTGCTTACTTTGAGGAGCTGATCACCATGCTGGAGGCAGCCCTGGGTCTAGAGCGGGCTCACATGGGCATGTTCACCGAGCTGGCCATCCTCTACTCCAAGTTTAAACCCCAGAAGATGAGGGAGCACCTGGAGctcttctggtccagagtcaacATTCCAAAG GTCCTGAGGGCTGCAGAGCAGGCCCACCTGTGGGCGGAGCTGGTCTTCCTCTATGACAAGTATGAGGAGTTTGACAACGCCATCCTCACCATGATGAGCCACCCCTCAGACGCCTGGAAGGAGGGACAGTTCAAAGACATTGTCACCAAG GTGGCCAATGTGGAGTTATACTACAAGGCTATCCAGTTCTACCTGGAGTTCAAACCATTGTTACTGAACGACCTGCTCATAGTGCTGTCACCACGACTCGACCACACCCGCGCAGTCAACTTCTTCATGAAG ACCAAGCAGCTGTCACTGGTCAAGCCGTACCTGCGGTCAGTGCAGAACCACAACAACAAGGGTGTCAACGAAGCACTTAACAACCTCTTCATCACAGAGGAAGACTATGCG GCCCTGCGTGCCTCCATTGATGCCTACGACAACTTTGACAACATCACCCTTGCCCAGGGCCTGGAGAAGCACGAGCTGATTGAGTTCAGGAGGATCGCTGCCTACCTCTTCAAAGGCAACAACCGCTGGAAGCAGAGCGTGGAACTCTGCAAGAAGGACAAACTCTACAAG GACGCCATGCAGTATGCGTCTGAGTCGAAAGACCTGGAGCTGGCTGAGGAGTTGTTGGCCTGGTTCCTGGAGGAGGACAAGAAGGAGTGCTTTGCCGCCTGCCTCTTCACCTGCTACGACCTGCTGAGGCCTGACGTGGTGCTGGAGACGGCCTGGAGGCACAACATCATGGACTTCTCCATGCCCTATTTCATCCAGGTCATGAGGGAGTACCTCTCCAAG
- the LOC109905784 gene encoding clathrin heavy chain 1 isoform X4, with protein MAQILPIRFQEHLQLQNLGINPANIGFSTLTMESDKFICIREKVGEQAQVVIIDMADPNTPIRRPISADSAIMNPASKVIALKAAKTLQIFNIEMKSKMKAHTMTDDVTFWKWISLNTVALVTDNAVYHWSMEGDSQPVKVFDRHSSLAGCQIINYRTDAKQKWLLLIGISAQQNRVVGAMQLYSVDRKVSQPIEGHAAGFAQFKMEGNTEESTLFCFAVRGQAGGKLHIIEVGTPPTGNQPFPKKAVDVFFPPEAQNDFPVAMQISSKQDVVFLITKYGYIHLYDLETGTCIYMNRISGETIFVTAPHEPTAGIIGVNRKGQVLSVCVEEENIIPYITNVLQNPDLALRMAVRNNLAGAEELFARKFNTLFAAGNYSEAAKVAANAPKGILRTPDTIRKFQSVPAQPGQTSPLLQYFGILLDQGQLNKFESLELCRPVLQQGRKQLLEKWLKEDKLECSEELGDLVKSVDPTLALSVYLRANVPNKVIQCFAETGQFQKIVLYAKKVGYTPDWMFLLRNVMRISPEQGLQFSQMLVQDEEPLADITQIVDVFMEYNLIQQCTSFLLDALKNNRPAEGPLQTRLLEMNLVHAPQVADAILGNQMFTHYDRAHVAQLCEKAGLLQRALEHYTDLYDIKRAVVHTHLLNPEWLVNFFGSLSVEDSLECLRAMLSANIRQNLQICVQVASKYHEQLSTNSLTELFESFKSFEGLFYFLGSIVNFSQDPEVHFKYIQAACKTGQIKEVERICRESNCYDPERVKNFLKEAKLTDQLPLIIVCDRFDFVHDLVLYLYRNTLQKYIEIYVQKVNPSRLPVVIGGLLDVDCAEDVIKNLILVVKGQFSTDELVAEVEKRNRLKLLLPWLEARIHEGCEEPATHNALAKIYIDSNNNPERFLRENTFYDSRVVGKYCEKRDPHLACVAYERGQCDQELINVCNENSLFKSLSRYLVRRKDPELWASVLLESNPFRRPLIDQVVQTALSETQDPEEVSVTVKAFMTADLPNELIELLEKIVLDNSVFSEHRNLQNLLILTAIKADRTRVMEYINRLDNYDAPDIANIAISNELFEEAFAIFRKFDVNTSAVQVLIEHIGNLDRAYEFAERCNEPPVWSQLAKAQLQKGLVKEAIDSYIKADDPSAYMEVGQAAAQSGNWEDLVKFLQMARKKSRESYVETELIFALAKTNRLAELEEFINGPNNAHIQQVGDRCYDERMYDAAKLLYNNVSNFGRLASTLVHLGEYQAAVDGARKANSTRTWKEVCFACVDGNEFRLAQMCGLHIVVHADELEELINYYQDRAYFEELITMLEAALGLERAHMGMFTELAILYSKFKPQKMREHLELFWSRVNIPKVLRAAEQAHLWAELVFLYDKYEEFDNAILTMMSHPSDAWKEGQFKDIVTKVANVELYYKAIQFYLEFKPLLLNDLLIVLSPRLDHTRAVNFFMKTKQLSLVKPYLRSVQNHNNKGVNEALNNLFITEEDYAALRASIDAYDNFDNITLAQGLEKHELIEFRRIAAYLFKGNNRWKQSVELCKKDKLYKDAMQYASESKDLELAEELLAWFLEEDKKECFAACLFTCYDLLRPDVVLETAWRHNIMDFSMPYFIQVMREYLSKVDKLDASESLRKQEEQNTESQPIVYGTPQLMLTSGPGQAVPPQPGYGGYGYPAAPTGYGQPPQPGFGYGM; from the exons CTGCAAAAACCCTCCAGATCTTCAACATTGAGATGAAGAGCAAGATGAAGGCTCACACCATGACTGATGACGTCACTTTCTGGAAGTGGATCTCCCTCAACACTGTGGCACTGGTCACAGACAACGCCGTCTACCATTGGAGCATGGAGGGAGACTCCCAGCCAGTCAAAGTCTTTGACAGACACTCCAGCCTAGCAGGCTGTCAAATCATCAACTACCGCACTGACGCCAAACAGAAATGGCTGCTTCTCATTGGGATTTCAGCACAG CAAAACCGTGTGGTGGGAGCCATGCAGCTGTACTCTGTGGACAGGAAGGTTTCCCAGCCCATTGAGGGCCACGCCGCCGGCTTCGCCCAGTTCAAAATGGAGGGTAATACAGAGGAATCCACACTGTTCTGTTTCGCTGTCCGAGGGCAAGCTGGAGGAAAG TTACACATAATTGAAGTGGGAACCCCACCAACAGGCAATCAGCCGTTTCCAAAGAAGGCAGTGGACGTGTTCTTCCCTCCTGAGGCCCAGAATGACTTCCCTGTAGCCATGCAG ATCAGCTCTAAGCAAGATGTTGTCTTTCTTATCACCAAATATGGCTACATCCACCTGTATGACCTGGAGACTGGCACCTGTATCTACATGAACCGGATCAGCGGGGAGACCATCTTTGTTACAGCCCCACATGAACCAACCGCTGGCATCATTGGAGTCAACAGGAAAGGACAG gtgttgtcagtgtgtgtggaggaggagaACATCATCCCCTACATCACCAACGTGCTCCAGAACCCAGACCTAGCCCTGCGCATGGCCGTGCGCAACAACCTGGCTGGGGCCGAGGAGCTGTTCGCCAGAAAGTTCAACACCCTGTTTGCTGCAGGGAACTACTCTGAGGCTGCCAAGGTGGCCGCAAACGCTCCCAAG ggTATCCTGCGTACCCCGGACACCATCCGTAAGTTCCAGAGTGTGCCGGCCCAGCCGGGCCAGACCTCTCCACTGCTGCAGTACTTTGGCATCCTGCTGGACCAGGGCCAGCTCAACAAGTTTGAGTCTCTGGAGCTGTGCAGGCCCGTCCTACAGCAGGGACGCAAGCAGCTGCTGGAGAAATGGCTCAAAGAGGACAAG CTGGAGTGTTCAGAGGAGCTGGGGGACCTGGTGAAATCAGTGGACCCCACTCTGGCTCTCAGCGTCTACCTCAGGGCCAACGTGCCCAACAAGGTCATTCAGTGCTTCGCTGAGACCGGACAGTTCCAGAAAATTGTCCTCTACGCCAAAAAG GTGGGCTACACTCCAGACTGGATGTTCCTGCTCCGGAATGTGATGAGGATCAGTCCAGAACAAGGCCTGCAGTTCTCCCAGATGCTGGTGCAGGATGAGGAGCCCCTGGCCGACATCACACAG ATCGTTGACGTGTTTATGGAGTATAACCTGATCCAGCAGTGTACCTCTTTCCTCCTGGATGCCCTGAAGAACAACAGGCCTGCTGAGGGGCCTCTGCAGACACGCCTGCTGGAGATGAACCTGGTCCACGccccacag GTGGCTGATGCCATCCTGGGCAACCAGATGTTCACCCACTACGACCGTGCCCACGTTGCCCAGCTGTGTGAGAAGGCTGGCCTGCTGCAGAGGGCTCTGGAGCATTACACCGACCTGTATGATATCAAACGGGCTGTGgtgcacacacacctgctcaACCCTGAG TGGCTGGTGAACTTCTTTGGCTCCCTGTCAGTGGAGGACTCTCTGGAGTGTCTTCGGGCCATGCTGTCGGCCAACATCCGTCAGAACCTGCAGATCTGTGTCCAGGTGGCCTCTAAGTACCACGAGCAGCTCTCCACCAACTCCCTCACTGAGCTCTTTGAGTCCTTCAAGAGCTTCGAAG GTTTGTTCTACTTCCTGGGTTCCATCGTTAATTTCAGCCAGGACCCAGAGGTCCACTTCAAGTACATCCAGGCAGCCTGTAAGACGGGACAGATCAAAGAggtggagaggatctgcagagagagcAACTGCTACGACCCTGAACGAGTCAAGAACTTCCTCAAG GAAGCTAAGCTGACTGATCAGCTCCCCCTGATCATCGTGTGTGACCGCTTCGACTTTGTCCACGACCTAGTCCTCTACCTGTACCGCAACACCCTGCAGAAATACATTGAGATCTATGTGCAGAAG gtGAACCCCAGCCGTCTGCCGGTGGTGATTGGCGGGCTGCTGGATGTGGACTGTGCTGAGGATGTGATTAAGAACCTGATCCTGGTGGTGAAAGGACAGTTCTCCACTGATGAACTAGTGGCTGAGGTGGAGAAAAGGAACAG ACTGAAGCTGCTTCTGCCTTGGCTGGAGGCCCGTATCCATGAGGGCTGTGAGGAGCCAGCTACCCACAATGCCCTGGCCAAGATCTACATCGACAGCAACAACAACCCAGAGCGCTTCCTGCGTGAGAACACCTTCTACGACAGCCGCGTGGTGGGCAAGTACTGTGAGAAGAGGGACCCCCACCTGGCCTGCGTGGCCTACGAGAGAGGACAGTGTGACCAGGAGCTCATTAAT GTGTGCAATGAGAACTCTCTGTTCAAGAGTCTGTCTCGCTACCTGGTTCGCCGTAAAGATCCTGAGCTGTGGGCCAGCGTGCTGCTGGAGAGTAACCCGTTTAGAAGACCCCTCATCGACCAG GTTGTTCAGACGGCCCTGTCTGAGACACAGGACCCAGAGGAGGTGTCCGTCACAGTCAAGGCCTTCATGACTGCAGACCTCCCCAACGAACTCATTGAGCTGCTGGAGAAGATCGTTCTGGATAACTCGGTCTTCAGTGAACACAG AAACCTGCAGAACTTGCTGATCCTGACAGCCATCAAGGCGGACCGTACCCGTGTGATGGAGTACATCAACCGCCTAGACAACTACGATGCCCCCGACATCGCTAACATCGCCATCAGCAACGAGCTCTTCGAGGAGGCCTTCGCCATCTTCAGGAAGTTTGACGTCAACACCTCCGCCGTGCAG GTTTTGATTGAGCACATTGGGAACCTGGACCGGGCCTACGAATTTGCTGAGCGCTGCAACGAGCCTCCAGTGTGGAGCCAGCTGGCCAAGGCTCAGCTGCAGAAGGGTCTGGTGAAGGAGGCCATCGACTCCTACATCAAGGCTGATGACCCCTCTGCCTACATGGAGGTGGGCCAGGCTGCAGCCCAGAGTG GTAACTGGGAGGACCTAGTGAAGTTCCTTCAGATGGCCCGTAAAAAGTCCCGTGAGTCCTACGTGGAGACAGAGCTCATCTTCGCCCTGGCCAAGACCAACCGCCTGGCTGAACTGGAGGAGTTCATCAATGGACCCAACAACGCCCACATCCAACAG GTGGGTGACAGGTGTTATGATGAGAGGATGTATGATGCGGCCAAGCTGCTCTACAACAACGTGTCCAACTTCGGGCGGCTAGCGTCCACCTTGGTCCACCTGGGAGAGTACCAGGCCGCCGTGGATGGAGCCCGCAAAGCCAACAGCACCCGCACCTGGAAAGAGGTGTGCTTTGCCTGTGTGGATGGAAATGAGTTCCGCCTGGCACAGATGTGTGGCCTGCATATTGTTGTCCATGCTGATGAACTGGAGGAGCTCATCAACTACTACCAG GACCGTGCTTACTTTGAGGAGCTGATCACCATGCTGGAGGCAGCCCTGGGTCTAGAGCGGGCTCACATGGGCATGTTCACCGAGCTGGCCATCCTCTACTCCAAGTTTAAACCCCAGAAGATGAGGGAGCACCTGGAGctcttctggtccagagtcaacATTCCAAAG GTCCTGAGGGCTGCAGAGCAGGCCCACCTGTGGGCGGAGCTGGTCTTCCTCTATGACAAGTATGAGGAGTTTGACAACGCCATCCTCACCATGATGAGCCACCCCTCAGACGCCTGGAAGGAGGGACAGTTCAAAGACATTGTCACCAAG GTGGCCAATGTGGAGTTATACTACAAGGCTATCCAGTTCTACCTGGAGTTCAAACCATTGTTACTGAACGACCTGCTCATAGTGCTGTCACCACGACTCGACCACACCCGCGCAGTCAACTTCTTCATGAAG ACCAAGCAGCTGTCACTGGTCAAGCCGTACCTGCGGTCAGTGCAGAACCACAACAACAAGGGTGTCAACGAAGCACTTAACAACCTCTTCATCACAGAGGAAGACTATGCG GCCCTGCGTGCCTCCATTGATGCCTACGACAACTTTGACAACATCACCCTTGCCCAGGGCCTGGAGAAGCACGAGCTGATTGAGTTCAGGAGGATCGCTGCCTACCTCTTCAAAGGCAACAACCGCTGGAAGCAGAGCGTGGAACTCTGCAAGAAGGACAAACTCTACAAG GACGCCATGCAGTATGCGTCTGAGTCGAAAGACCTGGAGCTGGCTGAGGAGTTGTTGGCCTGGTTCCTGGAGGAGGACAAGAAGGAGTGCTTTGCCGCCTGCCTCTTCACCTGCTACGACCTGCTGAGGCCTGACGTGGTGCTGGAGACGGCCTGGAGGCACAACATCATGGACTTCTCCATGCCCTATTTCATCCAGGTCATGAGGGAGTACCTCTCCAAG